In Aliiroseovarius pelagivivens, a single window of DNA contains:
- a CDS encoding peptidylprolyl isomerase, whose translation MIYRHAAAFGFALSLTLGAPAFAQETATDDAMPKVEVQADTVLATVNGEQITVAHVIAARQGLAQQFQQLPDDVLFPGLVEQLIQQTVLGQAVDEVSRRNAVILENTRREMAAAEKVDDIVADAVTDEALQAAYDAQYADAEPSKEFSAAHILVATEDEAKDLITKLEGGADFAELAKEFSTGPSGPGGGDLGWFGPGMMVKPFEDAVFALETGAVSAPVQTQFGWHVVKLNDTRMVGAPELDDVRAELATQIENDAVDTALQALLDGATIERTELEGIDPAVSRDMTLLDN comes from the coding sequence ATGATTTATCGCCACGCGGCGGCCTTTGGCTTTGCCCTCTCGCTGACTTTGGGTGCTCCGGCATTCGCGCAGGAAACCGCGACCGACGACGCCATGCCCAAGGTCGAGGTTCAGGCAGACACCGTTTTGGCGACTGTGAACGGAGAACAAATTACCGTTGCGCATGTCATCGCCGCCCGTCAGGGCTTGGCGCAACAGTTTCAGCAATTGCCCGATGACGTTCTGTTTCCGGGTCTGGTCGAGCAGCTGATCCAGCAAACCGTTCTGGGTCAGGCCGTTGATGAGGTCAGCCGCCGGAACGCAGTCATTCTGGAAAACACCCGCCGCGAAATGGCCGCCGCTGAAAAGGTCGACGATATCGTCGCGGATGCGGTAACGGACGAAGCCCTGCAAGCTGCCTATGACGCACAATATGCAGATGCGGAACCGTCGAAAGAGTTCAGCGCAGCGCATATTCTGGTGGCCACCGAAGATGAAGCGAAAGACCTGATCACCAAACTGGAAGGCGGCGCGGACTTTGCCGAGCTGGCGAAAGAGTTTTCGACCGGTCCTTCTGGTCCTGGCGGCGGCGATCTTGGCTGGTTTGGTCCCGGTATGATGGTGAAGCCATTTGAAGACGCCGTTTTCGCGCTTGAGACAGGTGCCGTTTCCGCCCCTGTGCAGACCCAATTCGGTTGGCACGTGGTCAAGCTGAACGACACCCGCATGGTCGGCGCCCCAGAACTGGACGACGTGCGCGCCGAATTGGCCACTCAGATCGAGAATGATGCGGTCGATACAGCCCTGCAGGCGCTTCTGGACGGCGCAACAATTGAACGCACCGAGCTGGAGGGGATCGACCCTGCTGTCTCGCGTGATATGACACTTCTGGACAACTGA
- the mutT gene encoding 8-oxo-dGTP diphosphatase MutT, which produces MKTILVSAVALIDPDGRVLLAQRPEGKSMAGLWEFPGGKIEPGETPEAALVRELHEELGIDTWSSCLAPLSFASHSYDDFHLLMPLFACRKWNGTPTPREGQVLKWARVNQLRDFPMPPADVPLIPILRDLL; this is translated from the coding sequence GTGAAAACTATCCTTGTTTCCGCCGTCGCGCTGATTGACCCGGACGGGCGTGTCCTGCTGGCGCAACGCCCCGAGGGCAAATCCATGGCGGGACTGTGGGAGTTTCCGGGCGGCAAGATCGAGCCCGGCGAAACCCCTGAGGCAGCCTTGGTGCGCGAATTGCACGAAGAGCTGGGCATCGACACTTGGTCGTCTTGCCTTGCGCCCCTGTCCTTCGCAAGCCACAGCTATGATGACTTTCATCTGCTGATGCCGCTGTTTGCCTGTCGAAAGTGGAACGGAACACCGACCCCGCGCGAAGGGCAGGTGCTGAAATGGGCGCGCGTGAACCAATTGCGCGACTTTCCGATGCCGCCTGCCGACGTGCCGCTGATCCCGATCCTGCGAGACCTCCTGTAA
- the argJ gene encoding bifunctional glutamate N-acetyltransferase/amino-acid acetyltransferase ArgJ: protein MGKTAKIKKLKKKVSKLKAKLAAAQDHTHKVSPLAPASFPDLPVIAGARFSAVKAGVKYKDRLDVMLAELQAGSTVAGVFTKSATRSAPVLDCQAKLGGASDKGAAFLVNAGNSNAFTGATGDGSVAAITSAVAGALDVPQDRVFTASTGVIGEPLPHDRITAKIDELKGLLVPDAMQDAAQAIRTTDTFPKGAKAEVKIGDRIVHIAGFAKGSGMIAPDMATMLVFIFTDAKIAQEDLQAMLSDLNEDSFNAITVDSDTSTSDTLLLAATGASGVDVDQNNTAFRTALNDVMLDLAHQVVRDGEGATKFVEVRVTGAKSDAEAKIHALSIANSPLVKTAVAGEDPNWGRVVMAIGKSGAYADRDLLTIRFGDILVAEKGWVSPDYQEEAGATYMKQDDLLIDVDLGVGDGQATVWTCDLTHAYIQINADYRS from the coding sequence ATGGGCAAGACGGCGAAGATCAAAAAGCTGAAAAAGAAGGTATCCAAGCTGAAGGCCAAGCTGGCTGCGGCGCAGGACCACACGCATAAGGTTTCGCCGCTTGCGCCTGCAAGCTTTCCCGACCTTCCCGTGATTGCCGGGGCGCGGTTCTCGGCGGTTAAGGCGGGTGTGAAGTACAAAGATCGGCTGGATGTGATGCTGGCCGAGCTTCAGGCGGGCAGCACTGTGGCTGGTGTGTTCACCAAGTCCGCCACGCGGTCTGCGCCCGTTCTGGATTGTCAGGCAAAACTGGGCGGTGCCTCGGACAAGGGCGCGGCATTCCTGGTCAACGCCGGCAACTCGAACGCCTTCACAGGCGCCACCGGAGACGGATCGGTAGCCGCCATTACCTCGGCGGTTGCGGGTGCGCTGGATGTGCCGCAGGATCGTGTTTTCACCGCCTCGACTGGTGTGATTGGCGAACCACTGCCCCATGATCGCATCACCGCCAAGATCGACGAGCTGAAGGGCCTTTTGGTCCCCGATGCGATGCAGGACGCCGCACAGGCGATCCGAACCACCGACACCTTCCCTAAAGGCGCAAAGGCCGAGGTCAAGATCGGCGACCGGATCGTGCATATCGCAGGGTTTGCCAAGGGCTCGGGCATGATTGCCCCGGATATGGCGACGATGCTGGTGTTCATCTTCACTGATGCAAAAATCGCCCAGGAAGACTTGCAGGCCATGCTGTCCGACCTGAACGAAGACAGCTTCAACGCCATCACCGTTGACAGCGATACCTCGACCTCGGACACGCTGCTTCTGGCGGCGACGGGTGCCTCGGGTGTTGACGTCGATCAGAACAACACTGCCTTCCGGACGGCCTTGAACGACGTGATGCTGGATCTGGCCCATCAGGTCGTGCGCGACGGCGAGGGCGCCACGAAGTTTGTCGAGGTCCGCGTGACCGGTGCGAAATCCGATGCGGAGGCGAAAATTCATGCGCTTTCAATCGCCAACTCACCCTTGGTGAAAACCGCAGTTGCGGGTGAGGATCCCAATTGGGGTCGCGTCGTCATGGCGATCGGCAAGTCCGGCGCCTATGCTGATCGCGATCTTCTAACGATCCGGTTCGGAGATATTCTGGTTGCGGAAAAAGGTTGGGTTTCGCCCGATTATCAGGAAGAGGCTGGCGCGACCTACATGAAGCAGGACGATCTGCTGATCGACGTGGATCTTGGCGTCGGTGACGGCCAAGCAACCGTCTGGACCTGCGACCTGACCCACGCCTACATCCAGATCAACGCGGATTATCGCTCGTGA
- a CDS encoding acyltransferase family protein, with the protein MIYRPEIDGLRAVAVLPVIFFHAGIGLFEGGFVGVDVFFVISGYLITSILIEDIERGRFSLLKFYERRARRILPALFFVVLCTIPFAVLWMLPAQLRDYSQSVVAVSLFSSNFLFWMESGYFEAGADLKPLLHTWSLAIEEQFYVVFPVLLFVLWKLGRRAVIWILALMALVSLGLAEWGWRDHPAANFFLAPGRVWELLAGSFCAFALQRRALPGNDAAAALGILAIALSVFLFDDTTPFPSLYTLLPVTGVLLIILFGQQGTRVAALLSAKPIVGIGLISYSAYLWHQPLFAFARIRSLTEPSLGLMLGLAALSLILAAFSWRYVEQPFRAGPSTRLKTQSGVFATSIAGLVLIAGIGVLGHVNKGLPDRFSPKARAVLKLNTDQIDRTCHFDEKKPWHVPKPDCHFTTPAASGSVLLLGDSHVAAISGPVVAALNASGRDVYVGSYGGCIPLLDMERVHKSTAHECSEFVEAILTHANDIGIDTLVLTARFPAYLYGTRFSNGEGGVEHGIRMDVRDQMADPLAASQMPQIDLLRTKLEELSKRFNLVLVDPIPEAGWNVPELIAKRMYFEGRADQTLTTPYSVYVERTKLLAKMFSMLEDQSKHVAVAPIHARFCDATSSRCMNSEPESILYLDDDHLSPAGAKLIAPDIVDAVLSLPPR; encoded by the coding sequence ATGATCTATCGGCCAGAGATTGATGGCTTGCGGGCGGTTGCAGTTTTGCCCGTCATATTCTTTCACGCGGGCATTGGCCTGTTTGAGGGTGGATTTGTCGGGGTCGACGTCTTTTTTGTGATCAGTGGATATCTGATCACCTCGATCCTGATCGAAGACATCGAGCGTGGCCGCTTCAGCCTTCTTAAATTCTATGAACGTCGTGCACGCCGCATCTTACCCGCGCTGTTCTTCGTGGTGCTCTGCACCATTCCGTTTGCGGTCTTGTGGATGCTTCCCGCGCAATTGCGCGACTATTCCCAAAGCGTTGTGGCCGTCAGCCTGTTTTCCTCGAATTTCCTGTTCTGGATGGAAAGCGGCTATTTCGAGGCCGGGGCAGATCTGAAACCGCTGCTCCATACCTGGAGTTTGGCGATTGAAGAGCAGTTCTATGTGGTCTTTCCCGTCTTGCTGTTCGTGCTGTGGAAGCTGGGCCGGCGTGCTGTGATCTGGATCCTAGCGCTGATGGCACTGGTCAGTCTTGGCTTGGCTGAATGGGGCTGGCGCGACCACCCTGCTGCAAATTTCTTTCTGGCGCCCGGCCGCGTGTGGGAGCTTTTGGCCGGGTCCTTCTGCGCCTTCGCCCTGCAGCGTCGCGCCCTGCCCGGCAATGATGCCGCCGCCGCGCTTGGTATTCTTGCCATCGCGCTGTCAGTCTTTCTGTTTGACGATACGACCCCGTTCCCCAGTCTCTATACCCTGTTGCCGGTTACCGGTGTGTTGTTGATCATCCTGTTCGGACAGCAAGGCACGCGGGTTGCTGCCCTGTTATCCGCTAAACCCATCGTGGGGATCGGGCTGATCAGCTACAGCGCCTATCTTTGGCACCAACCCCTTTTTGCATTCGCACGCATTCGCAGCCTGACCGAACCCAGCCTTGGCTTGATGCTGGGTCTGGCAGCACTGTCCCTGATCCTTGCCGCGTTCAGTTGGCGCTATGTGGAACAGCCTTTCCGCGCGGGACCGAGCACGCGGTTGAAAACGCAGTCCGGTGTCTTTGCAACCAGCATTGCGGGACTGGTTTTGATCGCTGGAATCGGCGTTTTGGGCCATGTGAACAAGGGCCTTCCTGACCGGTTCTCACCCAAAGCGCGCGCGGTTCTGAAACTAAATACCGACCAGATCGACCGAACCTGCCATTTTGACGAGAAGAAGCCATGGCACGTGCCGAAGCCGGACTGTCACTTCACCACGCCGGCCGCGTCGGGCTCTGTCCTTTTGCTGGGGGACAGTCATGTCGCGGCGATTTCCGGACCGGTGGTTGCGGCCCTGAATGCAAGCGGGCGAGATGTATATGTCGGGTCATATGGCGGATGCATCCCCCTGCTGGATATGGAGCGCGTGCATAAATCCACCGCCCATGAATGTTCCGAATTCGTTGAGGCCATCCTGACTCATGCAAATGATATCGGCATTGATACGCTGGTTTTGACCGCGCGGTTCCCGGCCTATTTGTACGGCACGCGATTTAGCAATGGCGAAGGTGGCGTCGAACATGGGATCCGCATGGATGTGCGGGATCAGATGGCCGATCCGCTGGCCGCATCTCAGATGCCGCAGATTGATCTTCTGCGGACCAAGCTTGAAGAGTTGAGTAAGCGCTTCAATCTGGTTTTGGTCGACCCCATTCCCGAAGCCGGTTGGAACGTGCCCGAGCTGATCGCGAAGCGCATGTATTTCGAAGGGCGCGCTGATCAGACCCTAACAACGCCCTATTCCGTCTATGTCGAGCGCACGAAGCTTCTGGCGAAGATGTTCTCCATGCTTGAGGACCAATCGAAGCATGTTGCGGTTGCGCCGATCCATGCAAGGTTTTGCGATGCTACGTCGTCGCGGTGCATGAACTCGGAACCGGAAAGCATCCTCTATCTTGACGACGATCATCTTAGTCCCGCCGGGGCGAAACTGATCGCACCTGACATTGTGGATGCAGTTTTGTCGCTGCCGCCCCGCTAG
- the secA gene encoding preprotein translocase subunit SecA yields MLGKIARAVFGTPNDRLIKATRPIVEKINALEDEFAGLTDDGIVAKTEELKSRVAGGEKLDAILPEAFANCREAAKRALGLRAFDTQLMGGIFLHQGNIAEMKTGEGKTLVATFPAYLNALSGKGVHIVTVNDYLAKRDAEWMGKVYGALGMTTGVVYPHQADDEKREAYACDVTYATNNELGFDYLRDNMKSELKDMSQRGHNFAIVDEVDSILIDEARTPLIISGPSEDRSELYVTVDALIPELTEEHYTIDEKARGATFTEEGNEFLEELLHARGLLPEGQSLYDPESTTIVHHMNQGMRAHKLFTRDKDYIVRDGEVVLIDEFTGRMMAGRRLSEGLHQAIEAKEGCKTQPENVTLASVTFQNYFRLYNTLGGMTGTALTEAEEFAEIYGLGVVEVPTNRPIARIDDHDAVYRTQREKSEAIVKEIRESNEKGQPILVGTTSIEKSEELSQLLTKAKIKHDVLNARQHEREAQIVADAGKLGAVTIATNMAGRGTDIKLGGNVEFKVMEAIAANPDAHPDDIRAKIEAEHEADEQAVKDAGGLFVLATERHESRRIDNQLRGRSGRQGDPGRSAFFLSLEDDLMRIFGSERLEKVLSTLGMQEGEAIVHPWVNKSLERAQAKVEGRNFDIRKQLLKFDDVMNDQRKAIFGQRLEIMEAEDLSEIAGDMRHQVIDDLVDQYMPPKTYADQWDTHGLQAAVIEDLGFEEPIVDWAAEEGVDDDLIRERLYDASDAFMAKKAVDFGPETMRSIEKQLILQTIDSKWREHLLTLDHLRSVVGFRGYAQRDPLNEYKTEAFQLFESLLDGLRSDVTKKLSQIRPMSEEEQQAMMQQMLQQQQALAQAAEVSENAAEGFDESDPTTWGKPSRNDPCPCGSGKKFKHCHGRLA; encoded by the coding sequence ATGCTTGGAAAAATCGCGCGCGCAGTCTTTGGCACCCCGAATGATCGCTTGATCAAAGCCACGAGACCCATCGTCGAAAAGATTAACGCGCTTGAGGACGAATTCGCCGGCCTGACGGATGACGGCATCGTCGCCAAGACCGAAGAATTGAAAAGCCGAGTGGCCGGCGGCGAGAAGCTGGACGCCATTCTGCCCGAGGCATTTGCCAACTGTCGCGAAGCCGCCAAGCGCGCTTTGGGTCTGCGGGCCTTTGACACGCAGCTGATGGGCGGGATTTTCCTGCACCAAGGCAACATTGCCGAAATGAAAACCGGCGAGGGTAAGACCCTTGTGGCGACCTTCCCAGCCTATCTGAACGCGCTGTCCGGCAAGGGCGTGCATATCGTCACCGTGAACGACTATCTGGCCAAGCGTGACGCGGAATGGATGGGCAAGGTTTATGGCGCTTTGGGCATGACGACCGGTGTCGTTTATCCCCACCAGGCCGATGACGAAAAGCGTGAGGCCTATGCCTGCGACGTCACCTATGCCACCAACAACGAACTTGGGTTTGATTACCTGCGCGACAACATGAAGTCCGAGCTGAAGGACATGTCCCAGCGTGGCCATAACTTCGCGATCGTGGACGAGGTCGACTCGATCCTGATCGACGAGGCGCGGACTCCGCTGATCATCTCGGGTCCGTCCGAAGATCGCTCGGAGCTTTATGTCACCGTGGATGCGCTGATCCCCGAGCTGACGGAAGAGCACTACACCATCGACGAAAAGGCCCGCGGCGCCACCTTCACCGAGGAAGGCAACGAGTTCCTGGAAGAGCTTCTGCACGCCCGTGGTTTGCTGCCGGAAGGTCAGTCGCTTTATGACCCAGAAAGCACCACCATCGTGCACCACATGAACCAAGGTATGCGGGCGCATAAGCTGTTCACACGCGACAAGGACTATATCGTTCGCGATGGTGAAGTGGTGCTGATTGATGAATTCACTGGCCGTATGATGGCGGGTCGCCGTCTGTCGGAAGGTCTGCATCAGGCGATTGAAGCCAAGGAAGGCTGCAAGACGCAGCCAGAGAACGTCACCTTGGCGTCAGTTACGTTCCAGAACTATTTCCGCCTGTACAACACGCTGGGCGGCATGACCGGTACAGCGCTGACTGAAGCCGAAGAATTTGCCGAGATCTATGGCCTTGGCGTGGTCGAAGTGCCCACCAACCGCCCCATCGCCCGGATTGACGACCATGACGCCGTCTACCGCACCCAGCGCGAGAAAAGCGAAGCCATCGTCAAAGAAATCCGCGAGTCAAACGAGAAGGGCCAACCTATTCTGGTCGGTACGACTTCGATCGAGAAGTCGGAAGAGCTGTCGCAGCTGTTGACCAAAGCCAAGATCAAACATGACGTCTTGAACGCCCGCCAGCACGAACGCGAGGCGCAGATCGTTGCAGATGCCGGCAAGCTGGGCGCAGTGACCATCGCCACCAACATGGCTGGTCGTGGTACCGATATTAAGCTGGGCGGCAATGTCGAGTTCAAGGTGATGGAAGCCATCGCCGCCAACCCCGACGCGCACCCTGATGACATCCGCGCCAAGATCGAGGCCGAACACGAAGCCGACGAGCAAGCCGTGAAAGATGCAGGCGGTCTGTTTGTTCTGGCTACCGAACGCCACGAAAGCCGCCGGATCGACAACCAGCTGCGCGGCCGTTCTGGCCGTCAGGGCGACCCCGGTCGCTCGGCCTTCTTCCTGTCGCTGGAAGACGATTTGATGCGCATTTTCGGCTCGGAACGGTTGGAAAAAGTGCTGTCGACACTTGGCATGCAGGAAGGCGAAGCCATCGTGCACCCGTGGGTGAACAAATCGCTAGAGCGTGCGCAGGCAAAAGTCGAAGGCCGCAACTTTGACATTCGTAAGCAGCTTCTGAAATTCGATGACGTGATGAACGATCAGCGTAAAGCGATCTTTGGTCAGCGTCTGGAGATTATGGAAGCCGAAGATCTGTCCGAGATTGCTGGCGACATGCGCCATCAGGTGATCGACGATCTGGTCGATCAGTATATGCCGCCGAAAACCTATGCGGATCAATGGGACACCCATGGTCTTCAGGCCGCTGTGATCGAGGATCTTGGCTTTGAAGAGCCCATCGTAGATTGGGCCGCCGAGGAAGGTGTGGATGACGATCTGATCCGCGAACGCCTGTATGATGCCTCGGATGCGTTCATGGCCAAGAAAGCCGTTGATTTCGGACCCGAGACCATGCGCTCGATCGAAAAGCAGTTGATCCTGCAAACGATCGACTCGAAGTGGCGTGAACACCTGCTGACGCTGGATCACCTGCGCTCGGTTGTTGGGTTCCGTGGCTATGCGCAGCGCGATCCGTTGAACGAATACAAGACGGAAGCCTTCCAGCTGTTTGAAAGTCTGCTGGATGGTCTGCGGTCTGACGTGACTAAGAAACTGTCTCAGATCCGTCCGATGTCGGAAGAAGAGCAGCAGGCCATGATGCAGCAAATGCTTCAACAGCAGCAGGCGTTGGCACAAGCCGCCGAGGTGTCCGAGAACGCCGCGGAAGGCTTTGACGAAAGCGACCCCACCACTTGGGGTAAACCGTCGCGCAACGACCCCTGCCCTTGTGGGTCTGGCAAGAAGTTCAAGCACTGCCACGGCAGGCTGGCCTAA